The nucleotide sequence AAGACTAGCCCAGTGTCCAAAGAAATGCATTAATTATCTTCCTTATGTTTGCACGAGCCCTAGCAGGTGCCAATTATCACCTCTAAAGGGTGAACAATGACTGAATGTAGAAATAGTGACAGATAATACGCGTTATGAACTCACTAGATTTCAAGTATCCTACTTCTCCTGCCATTAAAGCTTTTACTAGAGATATCACTGTGGGCTTCACCTTCGATATGATCTGCGAAACTCTTAAATCTTCCAAAGACTACCTCTAAATGCATAGCATGGTAAAGAAAAAGGGCGTGAACTAAGGGTCATATGAGGCTTTTTTATTGGTGAATACCTGAAGCAGACTGGTGGCGTAGGTAATGTAATTGCGCATCCTCCCCTGAGCCGTAATACGGATCTCATTGTCGTTGATTGGGATCTCCTCTCTTGGTTTCTCCACCTTCTGGTACCGATCCATCTTCCCATCAAACAAATACACGAACGAGAATGCAACAAAAAAAATCACATTTTGAACAACAGAACTAGTTCAGAATACCCCAAAAAGAACTCTAGACAACCAAACCAATCCTTGaatttagaagaaaaagaaagaattacGAGCACAAAAGATCAAACATAAAAAAGGGCCGGCCAAATCGGATCTCAAACGAACCAAATCAAACCAGAGAAACACGAAAAGAACGACGTTGAGACGAATGAACCAAGAAACGCAGGTTCGAGAGCGAAAAAACTAGGAAAAATGAAGTTCTTCTCGCCCTGAAGAGTAGACACAGATGATTCATTCACGCGGCGACACCAACAGGGAGAGAAGAAACGAGAAGAACGGCACAACTACCAAGGCTCTCGTTGAGTTCTCCCTAAATATACCTTGATTTCGCCGCCCGTCGCCCTCTTCTGCCGCTCGTTTACTTCTTTTCCGCTCTGAGGAAAGAGAGTGTGACAGAGAGCTCTGGCGACGCAACCGCTTCTCCATTTTAATACGACAAGCCCGGGAGCGAACTGGCCTTCCTCCCCGGCTTAGGGTTCGCCTTCGGTTCCCTCCGCCCCCCTCCCATTCCAACCGAACCGAGCAACCGTGGCCGCACGATCGGGATTCCAGGAGCCACAGACGGTCGTTGATTGAGCCGTTTCGACCCACGCTGTGATCCGGTCCGGCTAACCAGAATTGTCCATTTCAGAAGTTTGGGCCCGAACCCAATGTCACACGATTAACCCATCTGACCCGGTACATGGGCCGAACCGAACACCAGCCCAAGCCCATGTGTAGCCCATGTCGGGTGCTCCCCGGATGTGACGAAGCAAGCAGGACACCGTCCCGTGTCTCCAGCATttgctcctcgtcctcctcctcgggaAGCCGCATTGCTGTCCCCACCCGTCTGCTCCCGGCTTTTATTAGCCACAGCACGACTCTCCATGGAAACAGTGGCAGATGGGATAAGTGTGTCATGGAGAGACGCGGTGCTGTGGTGCGGCGAGACGCCCGAGACGACAGAAAAGCCAGCGTCGCTACCGGTCAAATGACGGAACCCATCCATGGCTGCAGCCTCTCGCTCCTCCGTGGCGTCGTGAGGAAGAGAGTCATCGCAAGGTGACGGTGGCATGGCTGCGTGTATGATGATGTATGGTGCGGAACGACAGGGTCATCGGACACGAATATGCCAACGTGGGGAAGGTCGAACACAAAGGGAGGATGGAGGTCTCGCTGCCAAAAGCATTCGGTAGCATCGGGTGCTCCAGTGGGAGTGGATGTGCTCTGAGCATTTCCTCCGACGTCGGCACTGAACACAGTGTTAACCTTCAGAGAGCTCTCATGGAGCTAAAAGGTTATGCAGCAGGCTGCAAATAATTGACGTTCATTAGTGGAGGAACCGAGAGGACTCGAGGAGCATCGGAGAGTTGCCTCTGTCTCATTTGATGAGCTGCAGACTTGTACATGGAGTGCTTGTGGAAGCAAATCTGTGTTTTTACTGAGGTAAGTAAGAAAGAATCAAACATGTCCCTCCTGATGCCAGAAAGCTGCAGGCGACTGTGGAAAATATTCTTTGTGAAGGGAGTAGCCATGGACAGACTTCGAGTGTTGTCGCCCTCATCCTCACTGGTGTAATAAGGATGATGATATCATAGAATGAATAATCATTAACAAGAGACTGTGATCAGGTAATCCTCCCATCACGGGGTTTAATCAACGTATTAAGTCTGAAGCTTGTATGCCATGGCCTCATCGTCTTCACCATTTGGACTCACTTTACCTCTATTTTGAGGGTTTATCCCAGCCTTCGTGCAAACTGGACACGAGGAACGCCTCCCCACTCCCTTCTGTAGCTTTGACTTTGAccatccatcctctctctctctctctctctctctctctctctctctctctctctctctctttctctttgtatATAAATGCTGTCCTAAACCTCTGATCTCTGCACCCGCCATCCCACCCATATTCCGcccgcttctctctctctctctctctcgctctcagaGGCGCACACAGAGGGGCGCCACATGGGGGGTTGCGCGGCGTCAAGGCTAGGGGGAAGCGGCGAGGACGACGACCCGGTGGCGCTGTGTCGCGAGAGGAAGCGACTGATCAGGGCGGCGGTGGAGCGCCGGTACGACCTCGCCGCCGCTCACGCTGCATACATTCATTCACTGAACGCGGTCGCCGCCGCCATCGACATTTTCGTTGCCCGCCTCTCTGCGCCCGCGCCCCTCCTTATAACACTCCCCGCTGCGTCTGGCGACGGTGACCCCGCTCCGGCGTCCTCCTCTTGCGCCTACCTCCGCCAGATGCCGTCGGAACCAAAGACCGAATCTGTAGCCTACCACCCCTCCCCTCCTCCCTCCTCGCCGTCGAACTCAAGCTCGGCAGGATATGCAGATGCAGCGGATGCTGtggaagcggaggaggaggaccatgaggaggaggaggaagaggaggatatgAGGGCAGGGGAGACGAGTTGCGGGTACTTCTTCTCTGCGGCGAGACCGAGGCCGCCGTCTCCGCCGCCGGAGGTGTTTGGTTGGGACTTCTTCAGCCCGTTCGATGAGGTCCGGCCGGCAGAGGAGCCGGTGGTCATGATAAGGGGACTAGACCCGAACTCAGATGAAGATTTGAGGGCGGTGAGGGAGCAAGAGGGCATCCCGGAACTCGaggaagcggaggaggaggaggaggaggacgaggcgaAAGACGGGACAGTGGTGGACGATAAAGAAAAGATGGTAGCTTTGGGTGTGGGAGAGACGCCTGAGAGCGGTGGTGGCAGAATGGTGGTGCAAGGAAGCGACGCCGGGCAAGAACAGGAGCTGGCTGTCTTGGAAACGCCAGAAAAGGGACGAGAGCTTTTACAAGCACTGAGAGATGTTGAAGACCATTTCATCAGGGCATATAATGCTGGGAAGGAGGTCTCGAGGATGCTGGAGGCCAACATGGTTCAGCCCTCGTCGGGGCCGGAGGAGATAAAAGGTCGATTTTTTCCCTGCCTTTTCTGCTATTCTTTTCATTGTGGGTTCTCCCTGGTTTTATTGCACTAAAGCTGGATAGAGGTTAGGGAAGGAGAGCAGAAGCAAGTAAAAGGTTTCGATGTGGTTAAAGAACAAAGTTTACTCTTTGGCTTCATTATTCCCTTGTTCTTCATCTCTTGTTATGACTGGATTACTCTTGTTCTTGTACTACTGTTCTTTTTCACCCTATCTTCATTGATCTCTGCGTTAGCTGTTGTCTTCTCACTTCCATTTCTTGAACTGGTATGAAGATTCTAATTGATTAGTCTTGCTAATGTCCTGATGGGATACAAGGCTTATTAGTATTCACTTGTTTTACAGCACTCATTGAGAAGGGGAAACTATATTACCTCTTTCTTCCCGAGTATAGGAACCTTTTCAACCATGGATGAGTTTTGAGTTCTCTACTTATATGCAATCTGTTCAAAGACTGCCCCTTTTTTCTTAACAATTAGAGTAACAACTTAAATGTAAAAGAAAGTTGAACAATTGCTTGCATGAACACTAGATTGCCACTACTATTTCTCTAAACCAAGTAAACTTAACTCTGGATCATGCATTGTCCTTCTCTGTTATTTTTGCCCAACATTATACATGAAGAGTATCAGTTATGGGGGCATGCATCATGTTTACATATTTTCATGTTTTGGATAAACTCTTCCTATTGGTAAACATCAAGTCCAGGGAATGGCACTTTAGTTTTACTGATATTGGGTGCGCATCCATTGTTCATACAGGAGTCGTTCAGGCAATTACATGGCATCAGTCTCCATCTCTCTCCTCATCTTATAGGAGTCAACTTGCATCAAGCTCAAATAGTACAGCATCATGGACAGAAAGCAAGAGTGAGTTTTCCGATGTCTATGTCGGGATGGAATCAGGAAGCCACTCACAAACTCTAGGAAGGTTGTATGCTTGGGAGAAAAAGCTATATGAAGAAGTGAAGGTACACTTGTCTTCAACATTCACTTGATTTTTCACCAACAAAAGCCTTCTTATGAGACTGATACCACGACAGGCAACTTTTGTTGCTTAGGTGCAAAAAAGAGTAATCATACTGACCATGACACATTCAGGGAAGAAGTGAAAGATTAATTTCATAATGGACATAGAAAATTATAGTCTATGCCATAAAATTACTATTCCTCTCTATTTTTCAATGTCTCAAACAACGATAAGGCTTATTTGCTCTCTGGATTTATTCTTGGTATATTCTTGGAACTTTGAGCTCCACAAAATAAGGTGCTCTTTTTTGTGTATAAATCGATGCCCAGGCAAATTCATATTTCCACCTCAACCCCTGTAAAGTCTGTTGGTGCACATATATTCCTCAAAATTTGGATCATCGCATATCTCTGCTCCCAAAGGGTAGCTATTCAAGGATTAAACTAACAATAAAGCAAGACTCAGTTAAGCCTGATCTATTTTCCCTCCAGCAAGTATATAAATTGGCTATAAATTGTTGGGGTGAAGGCTTCCTCTCCATTTTCACTACGTATATCTTCTCCGTTTATGACTTCCTGTCATTATTTCTTCGAATGGGTTTATTAGTGACAATGAAGCACTAGGAAATGCGAGAAAGTTGACTGTGTATCTTGATGTTGCATATGTTATGGTACGAGGAAGCCAAAGATTTGCCAAATGAATATTCTATTCTAAGCATATTCTCAACTAGAAATCTTTTTCACGGCTTGTCATTCTTTTTTAGGCTGGAGATCACACCTGGCAAG is from Musa acuminata AAA Group cultivar baxijiao chromosome BXJ3-8, Cavendish_Baxijiao_AAA, whole genome shotgun sequence and encodes:
- the LOC103995551 gene encoding protein ALTERED PHOSPHATE STARVATION RESPONSE 1 gives rise to the protein MGGCAASRLGGSGEDDDPVALCRERKRLIRAAVERRYDLAAAHAAYIHSLNAVAAAIDIFVARLSAPAPLLITLPAASGDGDPAPASSSCAYLRQMPSEPKTESVAYHPSPPPSSPSNSSSAGYADAADAVEAEEEDHEEEEEEEDMRAGETSCGYFFSAARPRPPSPPPEVFGWDFFSPFDEVRPAEEPVVMIRGLDPNSDEDLRAVREQEGIPELEEAEEEEEEDEAKDGTVVDDKEKMVALGVGETPESGGGRMVVQGSDAGQEQELAVLETPEKGRELLQALRDVEDHFIRAYNAGKEVSRMLEANMVQPSSGPEEIKGVVQAITWHQSPSLSSSYRSQLASSSNSTASWTESKSEFSDVYVGMESGSHSQTLGRLYAWEKKLYEEVKAGDHTWQDYQKKCLQLRTKEAKGAKSRSVDKTRAIARDLYARIWVALRAAESISERIQKLRDEELQPQIIELLQGLTRTWKIMVESHETQKQIMFEVNSFTCPAYGKFCNESHRLATIMLETELRNWRSCFTGYIAAQKAYVEALDGWLSKFLLSDMEYYSRARSLFPSHKAGTPAMVVICHEWLTSLRKLHDQSVSCSMRNFIRTVRGLWITQGEEQQQKRKVDRLAKELDHKVLALQKAENKVLESKLSEDKPEPDMRQRIEYLSGRKELLDMCRRKLEAEKAKHRDRMRSTHEITINGFKIGLASIFESLTQFSKDSVNLYDDLLMRDEKTKVVNEMTPCIEAFEQG